In Candidatus Hydrogenedentota bacterium, one genomic interval encodes:
- a CDS encoding redox-sensing transcriptional repressor Rex, with protein MTKIIPERSIERLSVYRRVLLQLRDADAAVVFSHELSKHAGVTAAQVRRDIMHLGCMGVPNSGYRTSELLDAINTFLDAPESQRAVLIGVGHLGLALLNHFSGRWRWLHIHAAFDTDAGKQDTLIRGVRCYPLSEIGRIVREWRIDVGILTVPKDAAQNVADRLCAAGVRGLLNFASLRLQVPEGVYVENVDLTSSFEKVAFFARQGSKALDSSLPCDQAEAVNSVEGTQSH; from the coding sequence ATGACAAAAATAATTCCAGAGCGAAGTATCGAACGTCTGAGCGTTTATCGCCGTGTCTTATTGCAATTGCGAGACGCTGATGCGGCGGTTGTCTTTTCTCACGAATTATCAAAACATGCCGGTGTTACTGCTGCGCAGGTACGCCGCGATATTATGCATCTCGGTTGTATGGGGGTTCCTAATTCGGGATATCGCACCAGCGAATTACTCGATGCCATCAACACCTTTCTTGACGCGCCGGAAAGTCAGCGTGCCGTGCTGATTGGTGTGGGCCATCTTGGGCTTGCCCTGCTAAATCATTTTTCCGGCCGCTGGCGTTGGCTCCATATTCATGCTGCCTTCGATACGGACGCGGGGAAACAAGATACTTTAATCCGCGGTGTGCGCTGCTATCCCCTTTCAGAAATTGGGCGTATTGTGCGGGAGTGGCGTATCGATGTTGGCATCTTGACAGTGCCCAAGGATGCCGCCCAAAACGTGGCAGACCGTTTATGCGCGGCCGGCGTGCGGGGGCTTCTTAATTTTGCTTCTTTACGGCTTCAGGTTCCTGAAGGCGTCTATGTTGAAAATGTAGATCTTACTAGTTCATTTGAAAAGGTTGCCTTTTTTGCCCGTCAGGGGTCGAAGGCATTGGATTCCTCGTTACCGTGTGACCAAGCGGAAGCAGTGAATTCCGTGGAAGGCACACAAAGTCATTAA
- a CDS encoding NAD(P)H-dependent oxidoreductase subunit E, whose amino-acid sequence MVEKEHCCCCTEEATEEELLSRLDEVIAEYKDKPGALIPVLQQAQAIFGYLPDVALRKVSLGLNKPYSEVAGVVGFYSYFSTQPRGKHVIRVCLGTACYVRGGKQVLAELKNRLGVDVGETTPDRVFSLDVARCFGACGLAPAIMIDDEVHQRVKPARLGQILDQYLDQDQAATSATS is encoded by the coding sequence ATGGTTGAGAAAGAGCATTGTTGCTGCTGTACAGAAGAGGCGACAGAAGAAGAACTGCTTTCACGCCTCGACGAGGTCATCGCGGAGTACAAGGATAAGCCCGGCGCCTTGATTCCGGTTCTCCAACAGGCGCAAGCGATCTTCGGCTACCTGCCGGATGTTGCATTGCGCAAAGTGAGTCTGGGCTTGAATAAACCCTACAGCGAAGTGGCGGGTGTTGTAGGATTCTATTCTTATTTTTCCACACAGCCCCGAGGCAAGCACGTGATCCGTGTGTGTCTGGGCACGGCATGTTATGTTCGCGGCGGCAAACAAGTCCTTGCCGAGTTGAAAAATCGTCTTGGTGTAGACGTTGGCGAAACGACCCCGGATCGGGTTTTTTCCCTTGACGTAGCGCGTTGTTTCGGCGCCTGCGGTCTCGCGCCTGCCATCATGATTGATGACGAAGTGCACCAGCGTGTCAAGCCGGCACGGCTGGGCCAAATTTTGGATCAGTATTTGGATCAGGATCAGGCAGCCACTTCGGCGACGTCCTGA
- a CDS encoding (2Fe-2S) ferredoxin domain-containing protein — MTTKISSPADLSALREKARAAIALRSEPKEITVTVHMGTCGIAAGTRDVLSTLTQCLDQEGVNNVTVRQSGCIGLCDREPMFTLVDKSGKEYRYGKLNSERVRTIVQDHILKGNPVMEYLIGQ, encoded by the coding sequence ATGACAACCAAGATTTCATCCCCCGCAGATCTGAGCGCGCTGCGCGAAAAGGCTCGTGCGGCGATTGCGCTGCGTTCTGAACCCAAAGAAATTACCGTGACGGTTCACATGGGCACCTGCGGTATTGCTGCCGGTACGCGTGACGTCCTTTCGACGCTCACCCAATGCCTTGATCAAGAAGGCGTCAACAACGTTACTGTTCGCCAGTCAGGCTGCATCGGCCTTTGCGACCGTGAGCCCATGTTTACGTTGGTGGACAAGTCCGGCAAAGAATATCGTTATGGCAAATTGAACAGTGAGCGCGTGCGCACCATCGTTCAAGATCATATTTTAAAAGGCAATCCCGTAATGGAATATCTCATTGGCCAGTAA
- a CDS encoding FAD-dependent oxidoreductase: MNTVHSHVLVCAGAGCVASGAYAVIEALEASMRKHGLNEEVNLVRTGCLGPCAIGPVAVVYPDGVFYQGIKPEDAEEIVTEHLLKGRTVDRLNFKVTATAQIIPALQEINFFQQQQKIVLRNCGVIDPTSIEEYIARDGYQALAKVLSEMKPEEVTDTVKKSGLRGRGGAGFLSGLKWEFTRKAPGDKKYVLCNADEGDPGAFMDRSVLEGDPHSVIEAMTIAGYAVGSDEGFVYVRAEYPLAVERLENALKQARELGLLGKNIMGSGFDFELEIRMGSGAFVCGEETALMRSIEGKRGEPRPRPPFPAVQGLWEKPSLLNNVETYANIPVIINKGADWFAGIGTETSKGTKVFALAGAVHNSGLVEVPIGTPLGEIIYDIGGGIPNDKKFKAAQIGGPSGGCIPREHLNVPIDYETLTELGAIMGSGGLIVMDEDTCMVDMARFFLDFVQEESCGKCVPCRVGTKRMLEIVSRICDGQGEEGDVEKLIALGEQIKDTALCGLGQTAPNPVLSTIRHFREEYDIHIREKRCPAGVCPALVRAPCMSACPANVYIPGFVSLVGEKRYAEALRVHRDSNPFASVCARVCFHTCEDKCRRANLDDPVAIRGIKRFMVEQEVTIQLPEMRENEANAKRKIAIVGCGPAGLTCAYFLARLGYQPKVFEAAPRPGGLLVQCIPAYRMPREELAREIRMIERMGVEIETNKALGKDFTLEDLRDQGYEAVFLGVGAPAGAKLRIANEDAEGVYDSMDFLREYNLRGSATVGKKVVVIGGGNAAIDAARTAVRLGAEAVTILYRRTRDEMPAYQEEIEEAENEGIILKTLVSPQEIVVENGKVAGVRCDHMWLGDFDRSGRRRPQIQENGESFIEAADQVIAAIGQSLDTQSVLGDMAVKLNLNGFVAADPLYGRTSVEWLFAGGDAADGPSSVAEAIGAGERAAVGIDCFLTGEEHAFWREAYEVDAEFDPDADPTDAPRAKMKLIPRERRIHNFNEVEMAFTESVAVRESHRCLRCDYGKDTCGQ; the protein is encoded by the coding sequence ATGAATACCGTACATTCTCATGTGTTGGTTTGCGCCGGTGCGGGATGTGTTGCCTCCGGCGCGTATGCAGTAATCGAGGCACTCGAAGCATCTATGCGCAAGCACGGGCTCAATGAGGAGGTCAACCTTGTACGCACGGGTTGTCTCGGCCCCTGCGCCATCGGCCCCGTTGCCGTTGTCTATCCCGACGGCGTATTTTACCAAGGCATCAAACCTGAAGATGCCGAAGAGATCGTGACGGAGCACTTGCTCAAAGGGCGTACCGTCGACCGTTTGAATTTTAAAGTTACCGCCACCGCGCAGATTATTCCTGCCCTGCAAGAGATCAATTTCTTCCAGCAGCAGCAAAAGATCGTACTGCGCAATTGCGGTGTTATCGATCCCACCAGTATCGAAGAATATATTGCCCGTGACGGCTACCAAGCCCTTGCCAAAGTGCTGAGTGAAATGAAGCCGGAAGAGGTGACCGATACGGTGAAAAAGTCCGGGCTCCGCGGACGTGGCGGTGCCGGCTTCCTGAGCGGGCTCAAGTGGGAATTCACACGAAAGGCGCCGGGCGATAAAAAATACGTGCTTTGCAATGCCGACGAAGGCGACCCCGGCGCGTTCATGGACCGCAGTGTCCTCGAAGGCGATCCGCACAGTGTGATCGAAGCCATGACCATTGCCGGCTATGCAGTAGGATCGGACGAAGGCTTTGTTTATGTGCGCGCTGAATATCCCCTTGCTGTGGAACGTTTAGAAAACGCGTTGAAACAAGCCCGTGAATTGGGATTGCTCGGCAAAAACATCATGGGTTCAGGCTTTGACTTTGAGCTGGAAATCCGTATGGGATCCGGCGCTTTTGTGTGCGGCGAAGAAACAGCGCTCATGCGTTCTATTGAAGGCAAGCGCGGTGAACCGCGGCCCCGTCCGCCCTTCCCCGCTGTTCAGGGTCTTTGGGAAAAACCCAGCTTGCTCAACAATGTAGAAACCTATGCGAACATTCCGGTCATCATTAATAAGGGTGCTGACTGGTTCGCCGGTATTGGCACAGAGACGAGCAAAGGCACCAAGGTCTTCGCCCTTGCCGGGGCAGTTCATAACAGCGGCCTTGTGGAAGTGCCCATTGGCACGCCTCTCGGTGAAATTATTTATGATATCGGCGGCGGTATCCCCAACGATAAAAAATTCAAGGCGGCTCAGATTGGCGGACCATCCGGCGGTTGTATCCCCCGCGAACATCTCAATGTGCCCATTGACTATGAAACATTGACCGAGCTGGGCGCTATTATGGGCTCCGGTGGTCTCATCGTCATGGACGAGGATACATGTATGGTCGACATGGCGCGTTTCTTCCTCGATTTTGTGCAGGAAGAGTCTTGCGGAAAATGTGTGCCCTGCCGTGTCGGTACCAAACGCATGCTTGAGATTGTCAGCCGCATTTGCGATGGTCAGGGAGAAGAAGGCGATGTGGAGAAGCTGATCGCACTGGGCGAACAAATTAAAGATACTGCCCTTTGCGGTTTGGGTCAGACAGCGCCCAATCCCGTGCTCAGCACCATCCGTCACTTCCGCGAAGAATATGACATTCACATTCGCGAAAAACGGTGTCCCGCCGGTGTCTGTCCTGCGCTTGTTCGCGCGCCTTGTATGAGTGCGTGCCCCGCCAATGTGTACATTCCCGGTTTCGTTTCGCTTGTGGGTGAAAAACGTTATGCAGAAGCGCTCCGCGTTCACCGCGACAGCAACCCCTTCGCTTCCGTCTGTGCCCGTGTATGCTTCCATACCTGTGAAGACAAATGCCGCCGCGCTAATCTGGACGATCCCGTCGCGATTCGCGGTATCAAGCGCTTCATGGTCGAACAAGAAGTAACCATTCAGCTGCCGGAAATGCGTGAGAACGAAGCGAATGCCAAACGAAAGATCGCTATCGTTGGCTGCGGCCCGGCAGGCCTTACCTGCGCATATTTCCTTGCCCGTCTTGGCTATCAGCCCAAGGTGTTTGAGGCGGCTCCCCGTCCCGGCGGTCTATTGGTTCAGTGTATTCCTGCCTACCGCATGCCCCGTGAAGAGTTGGCCCGTGAAATTCGCATGATCGAGCGGATGGGCGTTGAAATTGAAACCAACAAAGCCTTAGGCAAAGATTTCACCTTAGAAGACTTGCGCGATCAGGGCTATGAAGCCGTATTCCTCGGTGTCGGCGCTCCCGCCGGTGCGAAACTGCGCATTGCGAATGAAGATGCTGAAGGCGTCTATGATTCCATGGACTTCTTACGCGAATATAATCTGCGCGGTTCCGCGACAGTGGGCAAAAAAGTTGTGGTCATTGGCGGCGGTAACGCGGCAATTGACGCGGCACGTACCGCGGTGCGCTTGGGCGCAGAGGCGGTGACGATTCTCTACCGGCGTACCCGTGACGAAATGCCGGCCTATCAAGAAGAAATTGAAGAAGCCGAAAATGAAGGCATCATTCTGAAGACGCTGGTCTCGCCTCAAGAGATTGTTGTTGAAAACGGCAAGGTCGCCGGTGTCCGTTGCGATCACATGTGGCTGGGCGATTTCGACCGCAGCGGCCGCAGACGCCCGCAAATTCAGGAGAATGGAGAATCCTTCATCGAAGCGGCGGATCAGGTCATTGCCGCCATCGGTCAGTCTCTGGATACCCAGTCGGTTCTTGGCGACATGGCGGTCAAGCTGAATCTCAACGGCTTCGTTGCTGCAGATCCTCTCTATGGCCGCACTTCCGTGGAATGGCTCTTTGCCGGCGGTGATGCCGCTGACGGTCCTTCCTCGGTGGCGGAAGCGATTGGCGCAGGCGAACGCGCCGCTGTTGGCATTGATTGTTTCCTCACGGGCGAAGAGCACGCCTTCTGGCGTGAAGCCTATGAGGTGGACGCGGAATTTGATCCCGATGCCGATCCTACCGACGCGCCTCGTGCGAAGATGAAACTCATTCCCCGTGAACGACGTATACACAATTTCAACGAAGTAGAAATGGCTTTTACGGAAAGCGTTGCCGTGCGCGAATCACACCGTTGTTTGCGTTGTGATTATGGCAAAGACACGTGCGGTCAGTAA
- a CDS encoding 2Fe-2S iron-sulfur cluster binding domain-containing protein, with amino-acid sequence MPTLTIDNVSVDVPQDTTVLKAARQAGIKIPTLCYLEDVQAIGACRVCMVEVEGARTLMAACVTPVTEGMKVRTNSKKAREARRTVVELLLSDHCGDCQTCNRNDDCELQELAHDLGITEITYPGEKSEVHIDDSTPALIRDTGKCVLCRRCVTVYNDTQCVGGIFPQGRGFATVVGPAFSQDLDDVVCVQCGQCAAVCPVGAIIERDQVKEVWDALDDPTKTVVVQTAPAIRAALGECFGLEPGTLVTGRMVTALRRLGFHAVFDTNFAADLTIMEEGTELLTRMKKALVDKEPVALPMFTSCSPGWIKFLEYFYPDMLDNLSTCKSPQQMFGAVAKTYYARKIGKKPEDMIVVSVMPCTAKKYEAQRPEMNDSGVQDVDYVLTTRELGRMIQEAGIDFVNLPDSPQDSPIGMSSGAADIFANTGGVMEAALRTAWELVTGRELPFDNLHVGPVEGLEGIKAAEVTFEDCLPEWSFLNGVTAKVAVAHGLGNARTLIEKVRAGEAMYHFIEIMTCPGGCIGGGGQPRMTTNAIRRKRIEAIYKEDEGKKLRKSHENPEITQIYEEFLGTPLGEISHKLLHTKYTAREKV; translated from the coding sequence ATGCCAACATTGACAATAGACAACGTAAGCGTTGACGTGCCTCAGGATACTACAGTGCTGAAAGCCGCGCGGCAAGCGGGTATTAAAATTCCAACCTTATGTTATCTTGAAGACGTTCAGGCGATTGGCGCCTGCCGTGTATGTATGGTTGAAGTGGAAGGCGCACGCACACTCATGGCGGCCTGTGTGACACCCGTCACCGAAGGCATGAAAGTGCGCACCAACAGTAAGAAAGCAAGAGAAGCACGGCGCACCGTCGTCGAACTGCTTTTGTCTGATCACTGTGGTGATTGCCAGACCTGCAACCGCAACGATGACTGCGAATTGCAAGAACTTGCCCATGATTTGGGCATTACCGAAATCACCTATCCCGGCGAAAAGAGCGAAGTACATATTGATGACAGTACGCCTGCGCTCATCCGCGATACGGGTAAATGTGTTTTGTGCAGACGTTGTGTCACGGTGTATAATGACACCCAATGCGTTGGCGGTATTTTCCCTCAAGGTCGTGGTTTCGCCACCGTCGTGGGACCGGCATTCTCCCAAGATCTTGATGATGTGGTCTGCGTGCAATGCGGTCAATGTGCCGCCGTGTGTCCTGTAGGTGCTATCATTGAACGGGATCAGGTCAAGGAAGTATGGGACGCGCTTGACGATCCTACCAAGACTGTGGTCGTGCAGACGGCTCCCGCCATTCGCGCTGCCCTCGGAGAGTGCTTTGGCCTCGAACCGGGAACCCTTGTCACCGGCCGTATGGTCACTGCCTTGCGGCGTTTGGGCTTTCATGCCGTCTTTGATACCAACTTTGCTGCTGACCTTACCATTATGGAGGAAGGTACCGAGTTGCTCACGAGGATGAAAAAAGCGTTGGTCGATAAAGAGCCTGTCGCACTGCCTATGTTTACGAGCTGTTCACCTGGATGGATTAAATTCCTCGAATATTTCTATCCTGATATGCTGGATAATCTGTCTACCTGCAAGTCGCCGCAACAGATGTTCGGTGCCGTTGCAAAAACCTACTATGCCCGAAAGATAGGCAAGAAACCGGAAGACATGATTGTCGTGTCTGTTATGCCCTGCACGGCGAAAAAATACGAAGCGCAACGTCCGGAAATGAATGACAGCGGCGTGCAGGACGTGGATTATGTCCTAACTACGCGTGAGCTGGGACGCATGATCCAGGAAGCAGGCATTGACTTTGTCAACCTTCCCGACAGCCCGCAGGATTCCCCCATCGGTATGAGTTCCGGTGCTGCCGATATCTTCGCCAATACAGGCGGCGTTATGGAAGCGGCACTGCGTACGGCTTGGGAACTTGTGACCGGTCGTGAACTGCCTTTCGATAATCTGCACGTTGGCCCTGTCGAAGGACTGGAAGGCATCAAAGCGGCGGAAGTCACTTTTGAAGATTGTCTGCCTGAATGGTCGTTCCTCAATGGCGTGACGGCGAAAGTTGCTGTGGCTCACGGATTGGGCAATGCCCGGACCCTGATTGAAAAGGTGCGCGCCGGTGAGGCCATGTATCACTTTATCGAAATCATGACCTGCCCCGGTGGTTGTATCGGCGGCGGCGGTCAGCCGCGCATGACGACCAACGCCATTCGACGGAAACGTATTGAAGCCATATACAAGGAAGACGAAGGCAAAAAACTGCGCAAGTCCCATGAGAATCCGGAAATCACCCAGATTTATGAAGAGTTCCTCGGAACGCCTTTGGGTGAAATCTCGCACAAACTGCTTCACACCAAATACACGGCTCGTGAAAAGGTCTGA
- the rimI gene encoding ribosomal protein S18-alanine N-acetyltransferase: MPSKDISELRFSPLQLEDIPFLVLMEGASYPDPWTYNMFRQEIDGPISYFCVVFQNDQRIGYGGFWLLFDEAHITRVTITLEMRGRQFGMRLMNHLLDEARKRSAHVARLEVRESNQTAITLYERLGFFREGVRKGYYAQTNENAIVMSKKFKIGS, translated from the coding sequence ATGCCAAGCAAGGACATATCCGAACTACGCTTTTCACCGCTGCAACTGGAAGATATTCCTTTTTTGGTGCTTATGGAAGGCGCTTCTTATCCGGATCCGTGGACATACAACATGTTTCGCCAGGAGATAGACGGCCCAATCAGTTATTTTTGTGTCGTCTTCCAAAACGATCAACGGATCGGCTACGGAGGATTTTGGCTGCTCTTCGATGAGGCACATATTACACGGGTCACGATCACTCTTGAGATGCGCGGCAGACAATTTGGCATGCGATTAATGAATCATCTTCTCGACGAGGCACGGAAACGGTCGGCACACGTCGCCCGGCTCGAGGTGCGCGAAAGCAACCAAACTGCGATCACTTTGTATGAACGGTTGGGCTTTTTTCGGGAAGGCGTACGCAAAGGCTATTACGCACAGACCAACGAAAATGCCATTGTCATGAGCAAGAAGTTCAAGATAGGCAGTTAA
- the tsaB gene encoding tRNA (adenosine(37)-N6)-threonylcarbamoyltransferase complex dimerization subunit type 1 TsaB, with amino-acid sequence MREHELLLACDTSTPYCALSLCAFNGEEKRVHLRANYCVERHRLHAEGLLSGTHQMLEAASCTLDDISYLAVASGPGSFTGLRVGLATWKGLAFALRLPLIAVPTLDAMARLVPLYDGIALPLIDARMNEVFAAAYRYFSGTREKIISDAACSVEALITQLGEQPGPILFFGDGAERYASEIKNLLPSAHLVAPESTTPRADTVAAEAYALLQQGVETDPALAAPTYLRRSQAEQARDASLQSKTSP; translated from the coding sequence ATGCGTGAACACGAACTATTACTTGCCTGCGATACGAGCACACCCTACTGTGCCCTTTCCTTATGCGCATTCAATGGAGAAGAAAAGCGTGTCCACCTCCGCGCCAACTATTGTGTGGAACGGCATCGACTCCATGCGGAAGGGCTGTTATCGGGTACCCATCAAATGCTTGAAGCAGCGTCTTGCACCCTAGACGATATAAGCTATCTGGCGGTAGCTTCCGGACCCGGTTCCTTTACCGGATTGCGCGTGGGGCTTGCCACATGGAAAGGGCTTGCCTTTGCGCTGCGTCTGCCCTTAATAGCCGTCCCCACTTTAGACGCCATGGCGCGGCTTGTGCCGCTCTATGACGGTATCGCTCTTCCTTTAATTGATGCGCGTATGAATGAAGTCTTCGCTGCGGCATACCGCTATTTTTCAGGGACACGGGAAAAAATAATTTCAGATGCAGCCTGTTCTGTTGAAGCGCTAATTACGCAGCTTGGCGAACAACCGGGGCCCATTTTATTTTTCGGCGATGGCGCAGAACGCTACGCTTCCGAAATCAAAAACTTGTTGCCCTCCGCCCATTTAGTTGCACCGGAAAGCACAACTCCACGTGCGGATACAGTGGCAGCAGAAGCCTATGCCTTGCTTCAACAGGGCGTAGAGACTGATCCCGCCTTGGCCGCCCCCACCTATTTGCGTCGTTCACAAGCGGAACAAGCCCGTGACGCTAGCCTCCAATCGAAGACCTCCCCATAG
- a CDS encoding integration host factor subunit beta — translation MTMTKRDIADQMSQTLHIPTKDSVKVIENILAVLSDGLVEGDYWEMRNFGVFKTKQRAPRTGRNIHTREKVKVPAYRDVVFKPGKEMINRVAKAPVVVRPKLRKK, via the coding sequence ATGACGATGACAAAACGCGATATTGCGGATCAGATGAGTCAAACTCTCCATATTCCTACCAAAGATAGTGTCAAAGTAATTGAGAATATTCTCGCTGTTCTCAGTGATGGTCTCGTGGAAGGGGACTACTGGGAAATGCGAAACTTTGGTGTTTTCAAAACCAAACAGCGCGCTCCGCGAACAGGACGCAACATCCACACGCGCGAAAAGGTGAAAGTCCCTGCTTATCGCGATGTCGTATTTAAACCAGGCAAAGAGATGATAAATCGTGTTGCTAAAGCACCGGTGGTGGTTCGCCCCAAATTGCGTAAAAAATAA
- a CDS encoding N-acetyl sugar amidotransferase, with the protein MNQIQTISCKRCLFDSHVAGFRLDEDGICNYCHMQDHLEERFPTGETGERILHRMAAKIRKAGRNKAHDCIVGVSGGRDTSYCLYYAKEKMGLRPLAVHFDNGWDSDSAKSNLEQLCKALDVALHTVTMDWEDSRELTNCTIRACVPYIDLTNDIGIASALYRTAAERGIRYILLSHSFREEGITPLKWNYMDARYTRSLIRRFATKKLKHFQNTDIHHFFYWIFMKRISVVNITNYYDDRGSQVDDFLKERFGWEDTGDYHMDNELFSLVYYYALKKFGYDWRIVDLSAKIRSGVLAREEAQAIFDTPAEFENEVLVKRCLEKQELSEEEFAAILKAPNKFFTDYPNYYFLLRRFRFFFKLLCRLHILPIHAYEKYFDAV; encoded by the coding sequence ATGAATCAAATCCAAACAATATCATGTAAGCGCTGTTTATTCGACAGCCATGTCGCAGGGTTCCGACTTGACGAAGACGGCATCTGTAATTATTGTCACATGCAGGATCATTTGGAAGAACGCTTCCCCACCGGTGAAACAGGAGAACGGATCCTCCATCGGATGGCTGCTAAAATACGGAAAGCAGGGCGCAACAAAGCTCATGATTGTATCGTCGGTGTGAGCGGCGGCAGGGATACTTCCTACTGCCTTTATTACGCTAAAGAAAAGATGGGACTCCGGCCGTTAGCCGTCCATTTTGATAATGGTTGGGACTCAGATTCGGCAAAGTCCAATTTGGAGCAGCTATGCAAAGCCTTAGACGTAGCGTTACACACGGTCACCATGGATTGGGAGGATTCACGGGAATTGACCAACTGCACCATTCGTGCTTGTGTGCCTTATATTGATCTGACCAATGACATTGGCATCGCCAGCGCCTTATACCGTACTGCCGCAGAACGGGGAATCCGCTACATTCTTCTCAGTCATTCTTTTCGTGAGGAAGGAATCACACCGCTGAAGTGGAATTATATGGATGCCCGTTACACACGCAGCCTGATCCGCCGTTTCGCCACCAAGAAATTGAAGCATTTCCAAAATACGGACATCCACCATTTCTTTTATTGGATTTTTATGAAACGTATTTCTGTCGTGAATATTACCAACTATTATGATGACAGGGGCAGTCAGGTAGATGACTTTTTAAAAGAGCGCTTCGGCTGGGAAGACACGGGCGACTATCATATGGACAATGAACTGTTTTCCTTGGTTTACTATTATGCCTTAAAAAAGTTTGGTTATGATTGGCGCATCGTAGACTTGTCGGCAAAGATCCGTTCCGGCGTACTCGCCCGCGAAGAAGCCCAAGCCATTTTTGATACGCCGGCCGAGTTCGAAAACGAGGTATTGGTAAAGCGCTGCTTAGAAAAACAGGAATTATCGGAAGAAGAGTTTGCCGCCATCTTAAAAGCACCGAATAAATTTTTTACGGACTACCCGAATTACTATTTTCTGCTGCGTCGGTTTCGATTCTTTTTCAAACTCCTTTGCCGGTTGCATATCCTGCCTATCCATGCCTATGAAAAATATTTCGACGCCGTTTAA
- a CDS encoding exo-alpha-sialidase translates to MNRSRLLFGIITIFALLTTLPLFADNSTLPLFQQGEGGFHSYRIPALAVTAKGTILAFCEGRKFSTGDSGDIAILLRRSEDQGKSWSDAQVVWDDPGNTSGNPCVVEDKDTGIIWLLMTWNRGDDVEKEIIAQNSNDTRRVFVSSSNDDGRQWQPAQEITSSVKKEKWTWYATGPGNGIQLQLGAHKGRLVIPCDHIEAKTKGYFSHVIYSDDHGDTWTSGGRSPRDQVNESAVVELADGRLMLNMRNYDRTQRCRQIAFSDDGGSTWYDQQFDTALIEPVCQASLIRHRLPTDTVPGSLVFSNPASEEKRVNLCVRVSYDEGEHWHGEQMLHEGPSAYSSLAVLPDGSIACLYEAGLKHPYESIRFARFLLPKDKTRP, encoded by the coding sequence ATGAATCGTAGTCGCCTCCTCTTTGGCATCATAACTATCTTTGCACTGTTGACAACGCTTCCCCTCTTCGCAGACAACTCAACCCTTCCTTTATTTCAACAGGGCGAGGGCGGCTTTCACAGCTACCGTATTCCCGCCTTGGCGGTTACCGCTAAAGGAACAATACTTGCGTTTTGTGAAGGCAGAAAATTCTCAACCGGTGACAGCGGCGATATTGCCATTTTACTGCGGCGCTCTGAAGATCAAGGTAAGAGCTGGAGTGATGCGCAAGTAGTCTGGGATGATCCCGGTAATACGAGCGGCAACCCTTGTGTCGTGGAAGATAAAGACACGGGCATTATTTGGCTTCTCATGACGTGGAATCGCGGCGACGATGTGGAAAAAGAGATCATCGCCCAAAACAGCAACGATACGCGTCGTGTTTTCGTGAGCTCCTCCAACGATGACGGCAGACAGTGGCAGCCTGCACAGGAAATCACTTCCTCTGTTAAAAAAGAGAAGTGGACATGGTACGCTACCGGTCCCGGAAACGGCATCCAACTTCAGTTAGGCGCTCACAAGGGACGTTTGGTCATTCCTTGTGATCATATCGAAGCGAAGACCAAGGGCTATTTTTCCCATGTTATTTATTCCGATGACCACGGTGATACATGGACATCGGGCGGGCGCAGCCCGAGGGATCAGGTAAATGAATCCGCTGTTGTTGAGCTGGCCGATGGCAGACTCATGCTCAACATGCGCAATTATGATAGAACACAACGGTGTAGACAAATCGCTTTCAGTGACGACGGCGGCAGCACTTGGTATGATCAGCAATTTGATACAGCTCTCATTGAGCCCGTCTGTCAGGCTTCTCTAATAAGGCATCGCCTACCTACTGACACAGTTCCGGGAAGTCTTGTATTCAGCAATCCTGCCAGTGAAGAGAAACGAGTCAACCTATGCGTACGCGTCAGCTATGATGAAGGGGAACACTGGCATGGGGAACAAATGCTTCACGAAGGACCAAGCGCCTATTCATCTCTTGCTGTGCTGCCCGACGGTTCTATAGCATGCCTCTATGAAGCCGGTCTTAAACACCCTTATGAATCCATTCGCTTCGCTCGTTTTCTCCTGCCAAAGGACAAAACACGACCCTAA